In the Syntrophorhabdaceae bacterium genome, CCCGTTGATCTTTCTCTTGTGCTTGTCGTTAAATTTCTTCATAAAATATTCGATGAGTAGAGGAATTTCCTCTTTCCTCTCCCTTAAGGGGGGTACGGTGATCTGGACCACGTTGAGGCGGTAGTAGAGGTCTTCCCGGAAAGTTCCCTTTTTTACCTCTTCTTCGAGCCTTTTATTCGTTGCCACGATAATCCTTACATCCACTTTTGTCGAGTGAAGGCCCCCGAGTCTCTCGATCTCCCGTTCCTGAATCGCCCGTAAGAGCTTGGACTGCAGAATAGGGGATATGTCTCCGATTTCATCGAGAAAAATGGTGCCCTTATTCGCCAACTCGAACTTGCCGAGTTTTCTCTGAAATGCCCCGGTGAAGGCGCCTTTCTCATACCCGAAAAGCTCGCTTTCGAGCAGGGACTCGGGAATGGCAGCGCAATTTACCTTCACGAGGGGAAAGCTCTTCCTCTCGCTCAACTCATGAATGAGGTTGACCACTACTTCCTTGCCGACCCCGCTTTCGCCTTCGATGATGCATGTGGAGTCCGTCCTGGCGACCCTTACCACGAGGCTCGCCACTTCATGCATTTTTTCGCTTGAATAGATAAAGGACTCCGATTTGAAGCGGTCCTTGAGGGTTTCTTTTAATACCCGGTTTTCATGGATCAGATGGCTCTTTTCCTCTATCTTCTTCACCTTGAAGAGCAGATCGTCGAGATCGATCGGTTTCGTGAGATATTCGGATGCACCTGCTTTCAGCGCTTCCACCGCATTTTCAATGCTTCCGAAAGCGGTCACCATTATGACCTCCACCTCCGGATTCATCTCCTTAAACTTCTTGAGAAGGTGAAGTCCGTCCGTATCGGGAAGCCTGTAATCGAGGAGGGCGATTTCGATCGGCGTCTCTTTAAAAATTGAAAGGGCCGAGGCCCCGTCCGCCGCATCGTGGACCCTGTATCCTTCCTTTCTGAGAAGACCGGCAAGCAGGAGCCTCTGGGTCTCTTCATCTTCCACGATCAATATATTCAGTCTCTCCATAAGATTTTCCTTTCTATTTTTTTTCCGTATGAGGCAGGGCGGTTATTGCGCGGCCTCTTTGCACGCGGCCGGCTCGTTCGCGGTCGCATGACGCAGGGGCATGGATATGATGAACGCGGCCCCCTTCCCCTCCTCGCTTATAACCCTTATATCGCCCCCGTGGTCCTTGATGATCATATATGAAATGGGCAGGCCGAGACCCATCCCTTTATCTTTGGTAGTATAATGGTACTCGAATATGGCGCGAAGATTCTCCGCCTTTATCCCCGGGCCCGAATCCTTTACGTGAAGCTCCAGGTCTTTCCCTTTTATTTCCGTTGATAGTTCTATGGTCCCGCCGCTCTTTATCGCTTCCATTCCGTTCATGATGAGGTTATAGAGGGCCTGTTTCAGTCTTTCTTTTTGACATTCCAGCGTAATCTCCCGGTCCGTGCGGTTTATCAGCCTTATATCCTGGGATCTCGCTTTTTCCGAGATCACCTGGACCATATCCTCCACGATAGTATAGATGTTTTCATTCAGGAATGGAACGTGCGATCGGGTGGAAAGGAGAAATTCCTCTACGATTCGATTGACCCTTAAAAGCTCGCTCCTCATGATATCGATAAACCGGTAATATTCTTCTTTATCCTTTTCGGGAGTAAACTCCCGCTTCAGTCTTT is a window encoding:
- a CDS encoding sigma-54 dependent transcriptional regulator encodes the protein MERLNILIVEDEETQRLLLAGLLRKEGYRVHDAADGASALSIFKETPIEIALLDYRLPDTDGLHLLKKFKEMNPEVEVIMVTAFGSIENAVEALKAGASEYLTKPIDLDDLLFKVKKIEEKSHLIHENRVLKETLKDRFKSESFIYSSEKMHEVASLVVRVARTDSTCIIEGESGVGKEVVVNLIHELSERKSFPLVKVNCAAIPESLLESELFGYEKGAFTGAFQRKLGKFELANKGTIFLDEIGDISPILQSKLLRAIQEREIERLGGLHSTKVDVRIIVATNKRLEEEVKKGTFREDLYYRLNVVQITVPPLRERKEEIPLLIEYFMKKFNDKHKRKINGVTREGRDILFKYDYPGNVRELENIIERAIVLTRGDYISVEDLPSVSGKVRPPAEGGMNEVVESIEKSMLIDALTRNEWVQIKAASQLGISERMLRYKMKKYNIARES